The Choloepus didactylus isolate mChoDid1 chromosome 7, mChoDid1.pri, whole genome shotgun sequence genome segment ACACTTAAGACTGTTTCAGATGTGTGTCCTAGGTGTGGTAAAtcacaaacaaaacagaactatTGCCCTCAGGTCAATACACATAGTTTATACTTTGCGGTCCTGAAAGCGAAGCAACCATGCTAAGCAGATTTTATTTACCTACATCTATGATATTCCAAGGCAAGACAGGGTCTGTTTTTGAGGTTTAAAAATGTCTTCGGCATGTTCAAATTAGGAAGATTTCCAATGCCAAATTCAGAGATTTCTTGGCACAATGTATTGTTAAATTCAAATGTATAAAGACCTTCATGCAAGAGCGTACAAGAGAACGGGagaacaaaatatttttgctgGAAGTGCAGGCCTGATGAAAACTGACAAAATTTACATATCTGTTCTTTATCCGTATTATCTCCTGTTAGCTTTTTAAGTAGAACAAAAGCTTTGTAAATatttgcagattaaaaaaaaacttgcttcAAAGAGTTAATGCTGAAGGGCTTTTCCTACATGTATCACTGATAAGAATAAATGTTGACTAAATTTCACATTAGGAGAGTCAATGTCAAATTTTAGAATTATGTTTGTTTAGTTCAGAATCTAATGTTTAGTTTAAAGAAACAGGTTATGTTTTGattattaataaatgaatacacaaatttatttatatatttcacaaaTACATTTGAATGTCAAATTCATCTATTTTCCGTTCTCTCTGGTAACATTTCTAACTGTGATTAACCAAACATAAGGAGCTTGGCTTTAAAAATAGAAGTGTACAGAAAAAAGCACTAAGCACCATTGTTAGATTTATTAATGATACTTCCTTGTTGCTAGGTTCCTATTGTTGGTCTAGTCATAATGATAAATGTGTTCACAggtatttaattatataaatatttctgacCAAAAGTCAGAGGTCAGCCTCAAcctgaaaatgtttttgaaagttgtatgtaaattatgtcatttaaaaatgctaTTGGTGAACTCATTTAAATAAATCCTcgaaaattttgataaatttttggaaagtaaaaatgttcttttaatataataaacttctttgctttattatacagatatcccCAGGTCTCTAGACTAAGGTGGAGTTCTGCAACAGAACTCTTCTAGGGTACAATTTATGATATACCTGGGATTATTTGGTTATAATATACAAGAGAAAATTAATTGTCATTAACTTCTATATGTTTATTCCACAGATTATCTTATGCTGGACTGATCAAGTACTTTGAAAATGACTTcaaaacttctctgggtgtcCTTCATACTTGCTGCATTAACACTTTCAACTACATTTTGTCTCCATTCAGACCAGCAGAAGGTTCTGCTAGTTTCATTTGATGGATTCCGTTGGGACTACTTATATAGAGTTCCAACACCCCATTTTCATTATGTTATGAAATATGGTGTTCATGTGAAGCAGGttactaatatttttattacaaagaCATACCCTAACCATTATACTTTGGTAACTGGCCTCTTTGCAGAGAACCATGGGATTGTTGCAAATGACATGTTTGATCCTATTCTGAACAAATCTTTCTCCTTGGATAGCATGAATATTTATGACTCCGACTTTTGGGAAGAAGCAACACCAATATGGATCACAAATCAGAAGGCAGGACATACTAGTGGTGCAGCAATGTGGCCCGGAGCTGATGTAAAAATACATAAGAGTTTTCCTACTCACTACATGCCTTACAATGAGTCTGTTCCATTTGAAGATAGAGTTGCCAAAATTATTGAATGGTTTACATCAAAAGAGCCTATAAATCTTGGTCTTCTTTATTGGGAGGACCCTGATGACATGGGCCACCGTTTGGGACCTGACAGTCCACTCATGGGGCCTGTCATTTCAGATATTGACAACAAGTTAGGATATCTCATAAAAGTGTTGAAAAGGACAAAGTTGTGGAACACtctgaacctaatcatcacaagTGATCACGGAATGACCCAGTGTTCTaaggaaagaataatagaacTTGACCGGTATCTGGATAAAGACCACTATACCCTGATTGACCAATCTCCAGTAGCAGCCATCTTGCCAAAAGAAGGTAAATCTGACCTGAATGGTGATTTATTTGATGCTGCAtttgcatttgttcttttcttgaaCAGATTGGCCAGTGCAATTGAGTGGGAGTTTTTATCTTTGTGTGCCTCTGTCCTGGGTAATATACCTGGATTTAATGTTTAGCTCAAAACACAAAATCTCTTCTCCCAGAgtctacttttttttcccttttttctagaATGTTGAAATTGATGCTGTCTCTTTATTAATGGCAGTAGGTTTTAACTGTTTTGGGGTCATGGAGTATGATGAAAGCTTCAGTCtctcttttcagaaaaaaattgagatgggaaaatacaaacaaaatttacatacaattataGTGATTTCATGGAGACCTTAGACCCTAGAGCTTAATAGGGAAGCAGGCAAatacaggaaagagaaaaagtttgGGACCAAacctgaaatttattttccttctctataaatagggttagtaataaaaaaattccttgagctttaaaaaccaaccaaccaacaaacaaaaaagcaactcTCCTCAAATCCTCATATCAACCCTGTAACCaagatattatctccattttaaagacaGGTAAACAAGTTTCAAAAATGGTTTAGCACTCCCAAGTTCACAAAGTAAGTGGCAGGAGCACAACTCAAACCTACCCCTCTGCCTTCTCTTTTATCACCTCTGAGGTCTAGGTTGGTCTAGGAAATGAGAggacagatttttaaaagctgGAATACTCCACAAATGAGAGTTATATCCTTAACAGGAATATTTAAGAGATTTAAGAGGACCATTGAAACAATGAATGTTAAAAATACCCATGTGTGCCTACATACAAAGTTTCCAGCAAATTCAACATAAAATGGCAAGgcttttcattattgtttttgtcgccttgttgggggggggggggcaggcagaAAGCCCCAACAGATggattttaaaaacaaggaaaggatTAAAGATAATGCCCAGGTTTATTGTATTTGAATTTACAGGTGGTGCTTTTGCAACACCTCGTGTTTTGGAGACCCATTTTACAAGCTGCTTTCCACCCCTTATCTCTCCCCAGCCACCTCCATCCGCTTACCGTATTTTCTTGTCTATAGGGTCTCTATCGCTGCACTTGTAACTACCAGCTCTTTGTTTTTGCTTGAGTATTGCAGTGCCTTAGACGTTTGTGTTTAGTGTCACTAACtagtacatatgtgtgtgtgtgtgtatgtgtgtgtgtatttaagtCTTTAAATGGAAGATTAGAGACTTCTGGTTCTGTAAAATGCCCTCTTAATTCTATAAGGAGAATTTGCTTATGAcagagattatttttttctctgtttcccctTCAAAATTCTTTCCTCAAAGGGGATGGGACTCCCTCCACAGAAAGTGTCTAGCTATGtttcataatattttcattatgtttCATTATGTGCTGGCTTTTTTACCTCAGTAGAGTCTGCGCTTCAGAAATGTTAATTGACCTTTCTTGCCTAGAGTTGTTTCTTTGACTGTAGCAGTATATTATTCTGAGtgcctctctttctcccttctcttttaggTAAATTTGATGAAGTCTATGAAGCACTGGTTCATGCTCATCCTAATCTCACAGTTTACAAAAAAGAGGACATTCCAGAGAGATGGCATTACAAATTCAACAATCGAATTCAACCAATCATAGCAGTGGCTGATGAAGGGTGGCATATTTTACAGAATAAGTCAGATGACTTTCTGTGTGAGTATATTATAGTATTTCTTCCcgttctgcatttttttttttttttttgcgaaaATGGATACTATGGATAACACAGCAGTTTACTGATCAAATAACTAGCTAATGTTGTACATTAATAGCAAAATAAGAATTCTTGGGGCTTTGAAAAGAGATACTGTCTTAAAAGTGAAACAGTTTACTTCTCTTGAAATCGTTAGACCAAAGATATCCTGTGACCTACACTGATAATTATAACTGCTCTGTTcctgaaaaaaagataaaaagaaaaactgaaattagtaaattgaattgttttctgcatctgttttatattctaaattaataaaaattaaatctctATTTTTGTTTGCAATTGGTAGCTTTCTAGTTTCTTTGCCCTTCTGACTGCCAAAATAGGCTGACCTTGATTTACACCTTGGTGACATTTCTAAAAAGAAGTGTGTATGGCACGGGTAATAATAATATGTCAAGACCTATTTTCCTAATACCTTCGGGTATAATTTTGGAGCTGTTTCCACTGAATAAATTTAGATTACATTTAGAATAgaatggaaattctgtattttaaattcCAATAGGCAAAATAAAGAGCTTTCTGCCACCTTAGTGGGTAACACTCCTGCCCCCAATACAGCCTTTAAAGAACTAGTCAAATGGAAAATTCATCCACAGTATTTTAAGTGTGGCTATTGTGacattcatttgcatatttagTCAAATTCATTCCCTGCCCTTTGCCTGCTCTGCTTTGCCTGCTCTGCTTTGCCTGGCCAGTGGCTGGTATCTCTCTACAGGCTACATTTCCCCCAGGTTCCTTTGCAAACTGGTTTCTGGTTAGCTTTGGCCATTAGAAGGCTCTGGCCTTCTAATGAGTTGGGAAGGCAGAAAGAGGGGAGAAGCCAGAGTATTTGTCCCCCATGCTCTCTGCTTCAAGCAGTGTCCCAGCAATGGCTTCATTTCCTCAGTGATCCCAGCTCTGGAGTTTCCCTATTGGCTCAGCTCCTACTGGGTAGCCCTGGCTAATTGTGCTCTGGTAACACTACCTCCTTTTGTTCCTCCAAGCCTAGGGCAATAGGAGCTTTCTGTTGTTCATAATCACTGGGTAACCTCACCATCCCATGGCTGCTTCTCAGCTCTTCAATACTCTTATAACCAGTCCCCATATTAAATTCCCTCTGTTGGTCTACCTGgtatggtttctgttttcctgattgGACAGACATTACCATGCACTGGGAGTTGTTTCTACTTTGTGacttaaatattaaagaaaacatattgTGTCAATACTTAAAAATAGCAGGAGCtatctagaaatatttttttatgcatTGGTCCTTGATATATATCTATCTCATACTAAATGTCTCTTAAGGGAGAATTTGGCTCCTATCATGTTCATTTCCCACGAAAGAAAAGCAGTTGCCTGACTGGCATTTATAGTGTGTATGTGAGTGTAAGTAGTAGAGTTGTGTGCAAGTACACATTTAATCATACCAGGAGTActgttttaagaaaatttttaaaaataatttctttggcCATGAGAATAATTGTCACCTTTTTATGTTCAGATTTTAACGTACAGTGCAGGCTGCTCTTATGTTAGAGGGATTGCTCAAAAAAGGACAGCCTTCTTTAGGAGATTTGTATCTCAAAGTTAACATAAATATCAGGGGCTCCTTTGAAATTCTGGTTTGGTGGGCTGCAATAGATTGGTAACACCTATTTCTGGTAGAAAACTTTAATAATGTGCTCCTATTTATGTTACATTATGTTaatgtattcaacaaataattaaatattggCTACTGCATTCCTTCTCAACCTGGGTTCCACAAGAGAATTAAGTCCTAATGCCCaaagacagtggttctcaaagtatgtCCTCTGGACCAGTAGCAGCCAAATCACCCGGGAACCTGTTAGAAATCCAAATTCTCCAGCACACCgcagacctactgaattagaaactCTAGGGGTGGGATCCAGCAGTCTGTGTTTTAACATAACCTTCAAGGAGGCTAATACAAATTGATGTTTGAGACTACTGCCCCTAAGGCATCCAATTATGAAATACTACCTACTGGATCAGGCATCATGAAAGGGGTTACCACTATAAAACAAAGGTCCTATAATAGGAAACATTTTGCAAGTCATAACAGTTTGATTTTAAATCTGAGTTCCTAGTAAGAAGTGTGGATATacattattgtttttatataacTGAGAGCATAGATCTCAATTCTCAAAGAAATGAGTGTAGCAATCAATACTTTCCgatgttaaattaataaaatagccGAGTAACTTGTCAGATAATTATTAACGATTTCATAAGTCCagcattatttttactttaattaactCAAAAGAATCATGGCATTCAGAATAACTTCTTTAGGTAGATTTGGCCAGGCAGACTTGGAATTACTTTGAGATGACCAAAGGTTAGTTCATGGCTTTCTGAAAAATTGATCAGAACTTCctttttgctttgttctttttcccaTTGCAGATTTCCCTACAGCAAATAAAGGTAATGAGAGACTGATTTCCTGGTCTTTCTCCTCACCTTTAAAATAAAgcttttcagttttctgaggCTGTGTTTCCCCACAGTAGATCCTTCACCTTGCACAGAAACGATGCTAGGCACACATGCCTTTAAAATGGGGCTTTTATTATGCAGGAGTCTTCATTCTTCAATTTGGTATCACCTTATACTTCAGAAGACTCCTAAAGTTTTTACAGTAAAGCATACTATGCGAAGTTGGTTCCCAATCTGAACCCCCAAAATCAAGATTTTTCCATTCTACGTATCAGCCCTGACCTTTGTCTTTTAGGAGTGGATCGTAGGTATAACTAGAGGTCTGGTTTTTGtggtttcttctgtttttctttggtttttgtccttcccccttttattagtaatTATAAGTTTAGAAGCTGAGTGCCTCCGTGAGACTAAGAGTGCCTTTATCTTTAGATTAATAATTGGAATGTAGTTGCCACCCAATAAGTATTTACTAAATATTAGTAT includes the following:
- the ENPP5 gene encoding ectonucleotide pyrophosphatase/phosphodiesterase family member 5 isoform X1, which produces MTSKLLWVSFILAALTLSTTFCLHSDQQKVLLVSFDGFRWDYLYRVPTPHFHYVMKYGVHVKQVTNIFITKTYPNHYTLVTGLFAENHGIVANDMFDPILNKSFSLDSMNIYDSDFWEEATPIWITNQKAGHTSGAAMWPGADVKIHKSFPTHYMPYNESVPFEDRVAKIIEWFTSKEPINLGLLYWEDPDDMGHRLGPDSPLMGPVISDIDNKLGYLIKVLKRTKLWNTLNLIITSDHGMTQCSKERIIELDRYLDKDHYTLIDQSPVAAILPKEGKFDEVYEALVHAHPNLTVYKKEDIPERWHYKFNNRIQPIIAVADEGWHILQNKSDDFLLGNHGYDNALAEMHPIFLAHGPAFRKNFTKEAMNSTDLYPLLCHLLNITAMANNGSFRNVQDLLTSATPRAFPYTQSTTLLHGSVKPKEYEQEESHAYFIGVSLGSIIVIIFFVIIIKHLIQSQIPALQDMQVEIAQPLLQA
- the ENPP5 gene encoding ectonucleotide pyrophosphatase/phosphodiesterase family member 5 isoform X2, yielding MTSKLLWVSFILAALTLSTTFCLHSDQQKVLLVSFDGFRWDYLYRVPTPHFHYVMKYGVHVKQVTNIFITKTYPNHYTLVTGLFAENHGIVANDMFDPILNKSFSLDSMNIYDSDFWEEATPIWITNQKAGHTSGAAMWPGADVKIHKSFPTHYMPYNESVPFEDRVAKIIEWFTSKEPINLGLLYWEDPDDMGHRLGPDSPLMGPVISDIDNKLGYLIKVLKRTKLWNTLNLIITSDHGMTQCSKERIIELDRYLDKDHYTLIDQSPVAAILPKEGKFDEVYEALVHAHPNLTVYKKEDIPERWHYKFNNRIQPIIAVADEGWHILQNKSDDFLSPSRFTKYKKRKLITALEETLLNIFNWARPLILMAMYKAKFKYHKFPVLLTVYYNQLSNFFFL